A genomic region of Solanum dulcamara chromosome 2, daSolDulc1.2, whole genome shotgun sequence contains the following coding sequences:
- the LOC129875013 gene encoding origin of replication complex subunit 6, giving the protein MDLYDIARKLGLSETKHLVRKAAELRRLADVQFDSSVIGVGEICKAIICLEIAASRMDMVFDRQAAIKLSGMSEKAYNRSFTSMQNGIGVKNKLDIRELAIQFGCIRLIPFVQKGLSLYKDRFRTSLPPSRRASADFSRPVFTAAAFYLCAKRHKLKVDKMKLIELCGTSEPEFASVSTSMNDLCFDVFGTSKEKKDPKTVKGNRELLDALPEKRRVEDGGYSSEEDNSSAYKKRKRMDEQAYEEWKSTVLATKNQSGQKAPKQTKQARLDFMMKVPETKVQAT; this is encoded by the exons ATGGATCTTTACGACATCGCCCGAAAGCTTGGCCTCTCTGAGACCAAACATCTCGTCCGCAAAGCCGCCGAGCTCCGTCGACTCGCCGATGTACAATTCGATTCCTCCGTCATTGGCGTC ggAGAGATATGCAAGGCTATAATTTGCTTAGAGATTGCTGCTTCTAG GATGGACATGGTGTTTGATCGTCAGGCAGCGATAAAATTGAGTGGGATGTCTGAGAAGGCTTACAACAGATCATTCACTTCAATGCAGAATGGAATTGGAGTAAA AAACAAGCTTGATATTAGAGAATTGGCAATTCAGTTTGGGTGTATCAGGCTCATTCCCTTTGTTCAAAAAGGTCTATCATT ATACAAAGACCGGTTTCGTACATCCTTGCCACCTTCTAGAAGGGCAAGTGCTGATTTCAGTCGACCTGTGTTCACTGCTGCTGCATTTTATCTGTGCGCGAAAAGGCATAAG CTCAAGGTTGATAAAATGAAGTTAATTGAACTTTGTGGCACATCAGAACCTGAATTCGCTAGT GTTTCTACCTCAATGAATGATCTTTGTTTTGATGTTTTTGGTACATCAAAGGAGAAAAAAGATCCCAAGACAGTGAAGGGGAACCGAG AGCTGCTAGATGCATTACCTGAAAAAAGGAGGGTTGAAGACGGTGGCTATTCATCCGAGGAGGATAAT TCATCAGCTTACAAGAAACGCAAACGTATGGACGAACAGGCTTATGAGGAATGGAAATCTACTGTTCTTGCAACAAAAAATCAAAGTGGCCAAAAAG CTCCTAAACAAACCAAACAAGCCCGACTGGACTTCATGATGAAAGTTCCTGAAACTAAAGTTCAAGCTACATAA